Below is a window of Calditrichota bacterium DNA.
ATCACGCAGGTAGAGATATCGCCCCGGGCGGTCCATGGGCAGGCCATTGTAGCGCCAGCGTGTGATGCGGTCATCCCTGGGCGAAGGGCAGAAGCTAAAGCCACCTCCCGTGTGCGATACCAGGCCGGTGTAGCGACCATTGGAGATGTAGTTCACCCAAGGTCTGGGAGTGTCAGGCCGGGTGATGATGAATTCCTTCCGATCCTTTGAGAAGGTCCCGTACTTCACACCACCACTCCTGTTTGAAATTAGCGATGTGCAAACCAGGGCAAGTTCATTCACACCTGGAAAACAAATTCCTCGGCCGAGTCTTAACTTCTGAGTCAGACGACCAGAACCCGTGGCCTTGCATCGGGTGCAATCCGCTGGCACCGCGCTTCGGCCTGAGGAAGTGACACAAGCCGGATGCCCGACGCCACTTTCCGTTGGTCTGACCGGATCAGGATGCGGGGCAATCGCGCTGCGGCCGCGATGGCCACATAAGATAGCCAAATGCGCAGAAAAAGCCAAAGGGAAAATTCCTCCGGAATGAGAAGGCGCGCACAACAAGCAGGGCGGGGGAATTCACGGCTGGAGAGGTCATCAGAAATGATGGCGGGGCACCCTAACCCCTGTTGGATCTATCTCGCTCCCTTCTCCGGACCTCGAGCCTGGCTTCAACGGTCTTGCGAAAGACTGACGACGGCAGCTGGCCTGGCTGCTTCGATGGCTTCTTCTGCTCCTATTTGCTCAGGAGGCACCTTGCGCAAATCGACGATCACCACCGGCGGAGGCGCACCGTTGCGACGATAAGCTGCGATTGCGCGACTGGCCGCGCGCCTGGTAAGGGAAGGGTCTTTGGCGAGACCTCCTGTGTCTTCCTGCATAGCAGTGCCCTTCAGGCCCTGATTGCTTCAACTCCCGCGGGTTCCGGTTGGTCCTCTAAAACCACCGGCAGATACACTGTGAACCGGCTGCCAACGCCCACCCTGCTGTCCACGGTGATCATGCCGCGGTGTTCCCTCACAATCCCCTCAGCCACCGCCAGTCCCATGCCGCTCCCCTTACCGGGTTGTTTGGTGGTGAAAAGGGGCTCAAAAATCTTCCGCTGCAGATACGCCGGGATTCCTACGCCGCTATCCTGCACGCTGAAGTAGGCGTATCTCCCTGGCCGCGCTTCCTGCCACCCTTCTTGCTGCAACTCTACCAGGCCAGTGCGGAAGACGAGCTCGCCGCCCTGCGGCATGGCCTCTGCCCCGTTGATGCCCAGATTCATGAGCACCTGCTCGATCTGGGTCGGGTTGCACAGAATCGATGGAAGCTCTTCGCAAAGGTTCAGGCGCACGCGGATGTTCCCGGCCACGGTGCGCTGAAGAACAAGGGCCGTCCGTTCCACCAGTTGGTTGAGGGAGCAGACCAGCATCTGGCTTGGGGCGGTGCGGGTAAGGGCCAGCAGGCGATTGACAAGATCGATGGCGGTGTTGGCTGTCTCCGCCATAGATTTGAGTTCGGCATAGTGCACATCGTTCTCGTCCATTTCTGCCAGCATGAAGCGTGCACAGCCAAGCATGCCCGCCAGGAAGTTCTTCAAATCATGCGCAATGCCAGTGGCCAAACTCCCCATTGCCTCAAATCTCTGCGCCTGACGCCATCGCTCCTCCAGGGCCCGTAAGGTCGACAAATCCTGCATGCTGACCAGGTAGATGGAACCTTGGCCAGGTCCGGCCGGCACCAGAGACCAGCTGATACGCATCGGGAGCACTCTGCCGTCGGTCGACGACCACTCCCATTCGACCCAGTGCCTGCCAGGTGGCGTTGCCTCCGCCGAATGAAGTGCCTCCACCAGAGGGCAGGAGCAGCCCAGAAGCGCCGCTATGTGTGCGCCTCGCAGGCTTTCAATCGGTACGCCAAACAACTGCGCACACGCGGGATTGACCAGCAGAACCTTGCCTGTCTCATTGACGGCCAACAAGGCCTCAGCGGTAATGTCGGCCCATTGTCGGTAGATGGTCTCGAGAAGAGAAAGAGGGAGGTCAAACTCGGCGTCTGGCAGCTCATTCGCCAGGGTTTGGGACAACTGCGGGTCGGTGTCGGCTACCGGCTCCCTTTCGGCGAAGAGGAATCCCTGTCCATCACTGGCAAAGGAACGATGGGGACGCACCCAAGCGGGAGCGCTTGCATCCTGCGCGGCCTCGGCGCGCGCCAACAGAGGGGGTTGTTGCATGTCCATGTGCTCCATGAGCTCCACCTCCACCCATGTGCATCCGTTGCCCTCGCGGATGCAGCGGCGCATTCTCGCCTGCTCACCCCGCGTCGCACCGGACAACGGTCTGCGAACCACGTGCACCGTTAGCGCTGGAGCAACAAAAAACGCGTTCCCTTGCGGTCGTTATCGAAGGTCGCCCGCTCCACCTCCACACAGCCACACTCTTCGCCAACGCCGGAGGACCGCGCTAACTGCACATGCACA
It encodes the following:
- a CDS encoding PAS domain S-box protein; amino-acid sequence: MRRCIREGNGCTWVEVELMEHMDMQQPPLLARAEAAQDASAPAWVRPHRSFASDGQGFLFAEREPVADTDPQLSQTLANELPDAEFDLPLSLLETIYRQWADITAEALLAVNETGKVLLVNPACAQLFGVPIESLRGAHIAALLGCSCPLVEALHSAEATPPGRHWVEWEWSSTDGRVLPMRISWSLVPAGPGQGSIYLVSMQDLSTLRALEERWRQAQRFEAMGSLATGIAHDLKNFLAGMLGCARFMLAEMDENDVHYAELKSMAETANTAIDLVNRLLALTRTAPSQMLVCSLNQLVERTALVLQRTVAGNIRVRLNLCEELPSILCNPTQIEQVLMNLGINGAEAMPQGGELVFRTGLVELQQEGWQEARPGRYAYFSVQDSGVGIPAYLQRKIFEPLFTTKQPGKGSGMGLAVAEGIVREHRGMITVDSRVGVGSRFTVYLPVVLEDQPEPAGVEAIRA